The following are encoded together in the Astyanax mexicanus isolate ESR-SI-001 chromosome 8, AstMex3_surface, whole genome shotgun sequence genome:
- the si:ch73-335l21.2 gene encoding RING finger domain-containing protein: MSEAPALGVTSAQDEASTPSGDSPEVECPVCYQEYDQDRKLPRMLECLHVFCTECLHNIQLSPLHPPNLNCPPSISCPLCRHSTPLEDGNPHSLPCNSRILAQLPPVTFRLPVSVSTRMATVTQRVILSLESRDARFIILPTVSLRVEQMGEGSNSPGPTEGRVEVLRSHRKSLICVQMLVVIFWLLFVLACVIGVVFGPNFFHN, from the coding sequence ATGTCAGAGGCTCCAGCTTTAGGGGTCACATCAGCTCAGGATGAGGCCTCCACCCCTAGCGGTGACTCTCCCGAGGTGGAGTGTCCCGTGTGCTACCAGGAATACGATCAGGACCGCAAGCTTCCGCGCATGCTGGAATGCCTCCATGTGTTCTGCACCGAATGCCTTCACAACATCCAGCTGTCCCCCCTCCACCCACCTAACCTCAACTGCCCTCCCTCCATCTCCTGCCCCCTGTGCCGCCATTCCACCCCACTGGAGGACGGCAACCCTCACTCCCTGCCCTGTAACTCCCGCATCCTCGCCCAGCTCCCCCCCGTAACTTTCCGGCTGCCTGTGTCCGTGTCCACTCGGATGGCCACCGTGACCCAGAGGGTCATCCTGTCCCTGGAGTCACGCGACGCCCGCTTCATCATCTTACCCACAGTCAGCCTCAGAGTGGAGCAGATGGGCGAGGGGTCAAACTCACCGGGGCCCACAGAGGGCAGGGTGGAAGTGCTGAGGAGCCACCGGAAGAGCCTGATATGTGTGCAGATGCTGGTGGTCATATTCTGGTTGCTCTTTGTCCTGGCCTGTGTGATCGGGGTGGTGTTCGGCCCAAACTTCTTCCACAACTGA